A portion of the Candidatus Schekmanbacteria bacterium genome contains these proteins:
- the thiD gene encoding bifunctional hydroxymethylpyrimidine kinase/phosphomethylpyrimidine kinase, with amino-acid sequence MFKVLTIAGSDSGGGAGVQADLRVVNSMGGYGATVITAITAQNTLGIESIFSLPADIVENQLDAVLRDIKFDAVKTGMLYTSALINVTAARLKHYKVRNLVVDPVTVSKGGNILLKKEAIKSLVEKIFPLSILVTPNIDEATVLSGINIKNIDDMKSAAKVIVKLGAKNVLVKGGHLKGAPVDVFYNGRAFTLFEGKRIESKNTHGIGCMFSAFIASLLACGFDLKSAVSKAKEYVENALINSEGVGNGISPPDPSSWVVRDAVKLSAIEDAQNAFEILKGRQLGFLIPEVQTNIASVTVRGNTIDDVAAFPGRIVRLGDDIAVLSSPKMGASSHIARVLLTARSFDKSIAGSMNIKYSPSIVSAAKKLGLEVAEFSRKSEPKSNSSKEGRTLDWGVEQILRKKGKCPDIIFDKGGEGKEPMIRVFGRSAKEAAEKVLKIAFEMKKTYPEGKAKGGNK; translated from the coding sequence GTGTTTAAGGTATTGACTATTGCCGGCTCAGACTCAGGGGGCGGTGCAGGCGTTCAGGCTGATTTAAGAGTAGTAAACAGCATGGGTGGTTACGGTGCAACGGTCATAACTGCCATTACAGCACAGAATACTCTTGGCATTGAAAGCATTTTTTCATTGCCTGCTGACATTGTGGAAAACCAGCTTGATGCAGTCCTAAGAGATATTAAATTTGATGCTGTAAAGACAGGGATGCTCTATACAAGCGCTCTTATAAATGTGACAGCCGCCAGACTTAAACATTACAAGGTGAGGAATCTCGTAGTTGACCCGGTAACGGTTTCAAAGGGAGGAAACATACTTCTTAAAAAAGAGGCTATAAAATCCCTTGTCGAAAAAATATTTCCTCTCTCTATCCTTGTCACTCCCAATATTGATGAGGCGACTGTGCTTTCCGGTATAAATATAAAAAATATAGATGACATGAAGTCTGCTGCAAAAGTGATAGTTAAACTTGGGGCAAAAAATGTACTTGTAAAGGGAGGGCATCTTAAAGGCGCACCCGTTGATGTCTTTTATAATGGCAGGGCTTTTACATTGTTCGAAGGGAAGCGGATCGAGTCAAAAAATACTCATGGCATAGGCTGTATGTTTTCAGCTTTTATCGCATCGTTACTAGCCTGTGGTTTTGACCTTAAAAGTGCAGTCTCCAAAGCAAAGGAATATGTTGAGAACGCACTTATTAATTCAGAGGGAGTGGGGAACGGCATAAGCCCGCCTGATCCATCATCATGGGTTGTCCGCGATGCAGTGAAGCTTTCAGCAATCGAAGATGCACAGAATGCTTTTGAGATTTTAAAGGGAAGGCAATTAGGTTTTCTTATCCCTGAAGTCCAGACCAACATAGCCTCTGTAACCGTGAGAGGAAATACTATAGATGATGTAGCCGCATTTCCGGGACGGATCGTAAGGCTTGGCGATGACATTGCAGTTTTGTCTTCTCCCAAAATGGGAGCATCAAGCCATATTGCCCGCGTCCTTCTTACAGCGCGCAGTTTTGATAAAAGCATTGCAGGTTCAATGAATATAAAATATTCTCCATCAATAGTTTCTGCGGCAAAAAAACTCGGTCTTGAGGTTGCGGAATTTTCAAGGAAAAGCGAACCAAAAAGCAACAGTTCAAAGGAAGGAAGAACCCTTGACTGGGGAGTGGAGCAGATACTGAGGAAAAAAGGAAAATGCCCTGATATTATTTTTGACAAAGGGGGAGAAGGCAAAGAGCCAATGATCAGGGTGTTTGGCAGAAGCGCCAAAGAGGCGGCAGAAAAGGTTTTAAAGATTGCATTTGAAATGAAAAAGACATATCCGGAAGGGAAAGCAAAAGGCGGAAATAAATGA
- the thiE gene encoding thiamine phosphate synthase: MNGLKETPFKLCLVTDRALAKGNLCGIARDAVRGGVDSIQVREKDLNARELYKLVQEIKIASGKSAKIIINDRVDVAIAAGVDGIHLGWKSLPLYEVKKLLKPYSMIVGVSCHGVEDAVTAEKEGADYITYGPVFKTPSKEGLIEPRGIEGIKLIRKNVSVPVIAIGGIDIENCKDVIDAGADGVAMIRAILCAGDAEEEARKIRRIIS; the protein is encoded by the coding sequence TTGAACGGGTTGAAAGAGACTCCATTTAAACTTTGCCTTGTAACAGACAGGGCGCTTGCAAAAGGGAATTTGTGCGGGATTGCGAGAGATGCTGTACGCGGCGGCGTTGATTCAATCCAGGTGCGCGAGAAGGATTTAAATGCCCGCGAACTTTATAAGCTTGTGCAGGAAATAAAAATAGCATCAGGGAAATCAGCAAAGATAATAATCAACGACCGCGTTGATGTCGCGATTGCAGCAGGAGTTGACGGGATACATCTTGGATGGAAGTCGCTTCCTCTTTATGAGGTAAAGAAACTGTTAAAACCCTATTCCATGATTGTAGGGGTTTCATGCCATGGAGTTGAAGATGCAGTTACGGCTGAAAAGGAAGGCGCTGACTATATTACCTATGGTCCTGTTTTTAAGACCCCTTCAAAAGAAGGATTGATAGAGCCGCGCGGTATTGAAGGAATAAAGCTGATAAGGAAGAACGTCTCAGTGCCGGTCATAGCCATCGGAGGGATTGATATCGAAAACTGCAAAGATGTGATTGATGCAGGGGCAGACGGTGTGGCAATGATAAGGGCTATTCTTTGCGCAGGAGACGCAGAAGAAGAAGCCAGGAAAATCAGGAGGATTATTTCATAG
- a CDS encoding thiazole synthase produces the protein MSEDYLILGDKKFKSRLIVGTGKYASFEETKQALELSGAEIVTVAVRRINISDSTKESLLDYIDRKKYTILPNTAACYTADDAIRTARLGREAGLSSMVKLEVIGSEKTLFPDNEALLEATKVLVKEGFIVLPYTNDDPIMAKKLEDAGASAVMPLGAPIGSGLGIRNPYNIRIILETVKVPVLVDAGVGTASDAAIAMELGCDGVLMNTGIAGAKKPLLMAEAMRYAVHAGRLAYLAGRIQKKLYATASSPFDGTIE, from the coding sequence ATGTCAGAAGATTATCTAATACTCGGTGATAAGAAATTCAAATCAAGGCTTATTGTCGGGACAGGAAAATACGCAAGCTTCGAAGAGACTAAGCAGGCGCTTGAACTTTCAGGCGCTGAGATTGTGACTGTCGCGGTGCGAAGGATAAACATAAGCGACTCAACGAAAGAATCCCTGCTCGATTACATAGACAGGAAAAAATATACAATACTTCCAAACACTGCTGCATGCTATACAGCGGATGATGCAATAAGGACTGCCCGCCTTGGACGCGAAGCAGGGCTTTCAAGCATGGTAAAGCTTGAGGTCATAGGGAGCGAGAAAACACTTTTCCCCGATAACGAGGCTCTCCTTGAAGCTACGAAAGTGTTAGTTAAAGAAGGTTTTATAGTTCTTCCATATACAAACGACGACCCAATCATGGCAAAGAAACTTGAAGATGCCGGTGCCTCTGCGGTTATGCCCCTTGGCGCCCCTATTGGCTCAGGGCTTGGGATAAGGAACCCCTACAATATAAGAATAATCCTTGAGACCGTAAAAGTCCCGGTGCTTGTTGATGCAGGTGTTGGCACTGCCTCGGATGCTGCAATAGCAATGGAGCTTGGCTGTGATGGAGTGCTTATGAACACAGGCATCGCGGGAGCGAAAAAGCCGCTTCTCATGGCTGAGGCAATGAGATATGCAGTGCATGCAGGACGCCTTGCCTATCTTGCCGGACGAATACAGAAGAAACTTTATGCAACGGCTTCAAGCCCTTTTGATGGCACGATCGAATAG
- the thiS gene encoding sulfur carrier protein ThiS has translation MQLKINGELKEFSGELTVYALLESLGIAGKQVAVELNREVIKKEDYMSVSLKDGDIVEIIHFVGGG, from the coding sequence ATGCAATTAAAAATTAACGGTGAGTTGAAAGAATTCAGCGGAGAGCTTACGGTTTACGCACTTCTGGAATCTTTGGGAATTGCCGGAAAACAGGTTGCCGTGGAGCTTAACAGGGAAGTCATTAAAAAAGAAGATTACATGTCGGTGTCCTTAAAAGACGGAGACATTGTTGAGATAATACATTTTGTTGGAGGAGGATGA
- a CDS encoding hydrolase gives MSKSYVRLDKNNAAVLLVDHQSGLLSLVRDIDPDTFRNNVLALADLAKYFKLPTILTTSFEDGPNGPLMTELKETFPGAPYIARPGQINAWDNEEFVKAVKSTGKKQLIVAGIVTEVCVAFPALSALEEGFEVFVVTDASGTFNEVTRHSAWDRMSAAGAQLMTWFGVACELHRDWRNDVEGLGMLFSKHIPDYRNLINSYMSLKSGK, from the coding sequence ATGAGCAAATCCTATGTTCGTCTTGATAAAAACAATGCCGCTGTACTGTTGGTAGATCACCAGTCCGGCCTCTTGTCACTAGTGCGCGATATCGATCCGGATACATTCAGGAATAACGTCTTGGCTCTGGCCGATCTCGCAAAATATTTCAAGCTACCAACCATCCTAACTACAAGTTTTGAAGATGGGCCGAATGGGCCGTTGATGACAGAGTTGAAGGAAACCTTCCCTGGTGCACCCTACATTGCCCGTCCCGGCCAGATCAATGCCTGGGATAATGAGGAGTTCGTCAAGGCAGTAAAGTCTACCGGCAAGAAGCAGTTGATCGTTGCCGGCATAGTGACTGAAGTATGTGTCGCTTTTCCGGCGTTGTCGGCCTTGGAGGAAGGCTTTGAAGTCTTTGTCGTAACAGATGCCTCGGGCACATTCAACGAGGTTACACGACATTCCGCCTGGGATCGCATGTCTGCCGCAGGTGCGCAACTTATGACCTGGTTCGGTGTGGCCTGCGAATTGCATCGAGACTGGCGCAATGATGTTGAGGGTCTGGGAATGTTGTTCTCTAAGCACATCCCCGACTACCGCAACCTTATCAACAGCTATATGTCGCTTAAGTCCGGCAAGTAA
- a CDS encoding type II toxin-antitoxin system VapB family antitoxin produces MYTKRTNIVLEDKLINEAKKLTSLKTKKEVVELALRELVSRLKRKKLLTGRHKGLWEGNLSDLR; encoded by the coding sequence ATGTATACCAAAAGAACCAATATAGTTTTGGAAGACAAACTAATAAACGAGGCAAAGAAATTGACTTCCTTGAAAACAAAAAAGGAAGTGGTTGAGCTGGCTCTGCGTGAGTTGGTGAGCCGGTTAAAAAGGAAGAAGCTTCTCACAGGAAGACATAAAGGACTTTGGGAAGGAAATCTTTCAGATTTAAGATAG
- a CDS encoding GNAT family N-acetyltransferase, which translates to MEIEIKFECSGVEWKVVSETLKRVGMGYHEPGIHRKAFENSYVAVFVYHDGQLIGFGRAISDGAYQAAIYDVAVVPEFQKKGIGTKIITNILSRLSQCNVILFASPGKEDFYRKLGLRKMKTGMALFRKADEMKGKGFTE; encoded by the coding sequence GTGGAAATAGAGATTAAATTTGAATGTTCCGGAGTGGAGTGGAAAGTGGTATCGGAAACGCTAAAGCGTGTCGGAATGGGGTATCATGAGCCCGGCATACACAGGAAAGCCTTTGAGAACAGCTATGTCGCTGTGTTTGTCTATCATGACGGACAGTTGATTGGTTTTGGCAGGGCAATTTCCGATGGGGCTTATCAGGCCGCTATCTATGATGTAGCTGTTGTCCCTGAATTCCAAAAAAAGGGGATTGGAACTAAAATTATTACAAACATCCTCTCCCGTCTCTCGCAGTGCAATGTCATCCTCTTTGCCTCTCCCGGTAAAGAAGATTTTTACAGAAAATTAGGATTGCGGAAAATGAAGACCGGCATGGCACTCTTCAGAAAAGCAGATGAGATGAAGGGAAAAGGATTCACAGAGTAA
- a CDS encoding zinc ribbon domain-containing protein, with amino-acid sequence MICPKCKIEQADGNTECTRCGIIFEKYEEHQNLLAEEKIPKACDDETVSSLISLKDFLFYVAPGTNPFYLGGRIIVFLFILAWSINFFRFPMESNHSGESFLHFINIPFHEAGHIIFMPFGRFMSALGGTLGQLLIPFACLFTFLIKTRDTFGGSVALWWTGENFLDIAPYINDARDLNLLLLGGVTGKEVEGHDWEFILGKLQALRYDHTIANIIHNAGIVVMILSLLWGGYIIFKQVISRA; translated from the coding sequence ATGATATGTCCTAAATGCAAAATAGAACAGGCTGACGGAAATACTGAATGCACAAGGTGCGGGATTATTTTCGAAAAATATGAAGAGCATCAGAATTTACTTGCTGAAGAAAAGATTCCTAAGGCTTGTGATGATGAAACAGTATCTTCTCTCATCTCATTAAAAGACTTCTTGTTCTACGTAGCTCCCGGCACCAATCCCTTTTATCTTGGCGGGAGAATAATTGTTTTCTTATTCATTCTGGCCTGGAGCATAAACTTTTTCCGTTTTCCAATGGAGAGCAATCATTCGGGGGAAAGTTTCCTCCATTTCATAAACATCCCCTTCCATGAAGCAGGGCATATTATATTCATGCCCTTTGGGAGATTTATGAGCGCTCTTGGCGGCACACTGGGGCAACTGCTCATACCGTTTGCCTGTCTTTTCACTTTCCTTATAAAAACACGTGACACCTTCGGAGGATCAGTAGCATTGTGGTGGACTGGAGAAAATTTTCTTGATATTGCCCCCTATATAAATGATGCGAGGGATTTAAATCTTTTACTCCTGGGCGGAGTGACAGGAAAGGAAGTTGAGGGGCATGACTGGGAATTCATTCTTGGCAAACTACAGGCTCTCCGGTATGATCACACTATTGCAAATATTATCCATAATGCCGGAATCGTCGTGATGATTCTTTCGCTTTTATGGGGAGGGTACATTATTTTTAAACAGGTGATTTCAAGAGCATGA
- a CDS encoding PH domain-containing protein: protein MSDVIMNTKTVAFKFPGAVLVDPPSKVLNDKQTKSKIKTFEEISGLLSSLIEKNEEVLALVSAAEKIKIWEAVITLCYAYTVKKVVLVFTDRRLIEISTGGPLLLGNRIRIVRYSAIKDIRCSAGIWKSLDVKCRDNLALSYENLSKADIEDIAGRLKNRILSAPRSIQNGNVKFAYHVCPDCLSLLREGVFCCQACGKKFKDDKKLLQDSLLIPGGAYMKTGFFRAGIAGLFTELFFMAGAVFYIYEIFLKGMSYMPFALFYLFLLVSTKTLSYFFCLKQIRSFIPEKDKTGQQLR from the coding sequence ATGAGTGACGTTATTATGAATACTAAAACAGTAGCTTTTAAGTTCCCCGGGGCGGTGCTCGTTGATCCGCCAAGTAAAGTATTAAATGATAAACAAACTAAGTCTAAAATAAAAACATTTGAAGAGATATCCGGGCTTCTTTCCAGTCTGATCGAAAAAAATGAGGAAGTCCTTGCGCTGGTATCTGCCGCTGAAAAGATAAAAATCTGGGAGGCGGTAATAACTCTCTGTTATGCTTACACTGTCAAAAAAGTCGTTCTTGTATTCACTGACAGGAGACTTATTGAAATATCAACCGGCGGTCCTTTGCTCTTAGGAAACAGGATAAGAATTGTAAGATATTCTGCAATAAAAGATATCAGATGCTCAGCAGGAATCTGGAAAAGCCTTGATGTAAAATGCAGAGATAATCTTGCATTATCCTATGAGAACCTTAGCAAAGCCGATATTGAAGATATTGCAGGAAGGCTTAAGAACAGGATATTGAGCGCCCCGCGAAGCATACAGAATGGTAATGTAAAGTTTGCATATCATGTCTGCCCTGACTGTCTTTCTCTTCTGAGAGAAGGTGTTTTTTGCTGTCAGGCATGCGGTAAAAAATTCAAGGATGACAAGAAACTTCTTCAGGATTCTCTTTTGATCCCGGGAGGCGCATATATGAAGACTGGATTCTTCCGCGCAGGCATTGCAGGACTTTTCACAGAATTGTTTTTCATGGCAGGGGCGGTTTTTTATATTTATGAGATATTTCTTAAAGGCATGTCTTATATGCCCTTCGCACTTTTCTATCTCTTCCTTCTTGTATCAACAAAAACCCTGAGCTATTTTTTCTGCCTCAAACAGATAAGGTCATTCATTCCGGAAAAAGATAAGACCGGTCAACAGCTGCGGTAA
- a CDS encoding tyrosine protein phosphatase: MIDIHCHILPSIDDGPDNIDESIEMAKIAEADGIKKIVATPHQLEGLYQPKPDYILAKIEELNNLLTDRGCNVEILPGSDAHISHDLISKIESNEVFTLNRKNHILLEFPNQFVSERIKELLSSLILKRITPVISHPERNLMFQRNPNLLFEMIGIGALSQITAMSVIGEFGYDAKKSAKKFISHRMVHFVASDAHSSVGRTPEISICIKHLKKIISEDEVEEILFTNPELVILGKSVYPRQAEKIRSFFGLFG; this comes from the coding sequence ATGATAGATATTCATTGCCATATATTGCCTTCCATAGATGACGGTCCTGACAATATTGACGAGTCAATTGAAATGGCTAAAATTGCCGAAGCCGACGGCATAAAAAAAATAGTTGCTACCCCACATCAGCTCGAAGGCCTGTACCAGCCCAAACCGGATTATATCCTTGCTAAAATAGAAGAGCTGAACAATCTGTTAACAGACAGGGGGTGCAATGTTGAAATCCTTCCCGGTTCCGATGCGCACATTTCCCATGATCTAATAAGCAAGATCGAGTCAAATGAAGTTTTTACGCTAAACCGGAAAAACCACATTCTCCTTGAGTTTCCAAATCAGTTTGTATCCGAAAGGATAAAAGAGCTTTTATCAAGTCTTATTTTAAAACGGATCACACCTGTAATCAGCCATCCTGAAAGAAATTTGATGTTTCAGCGCAACCCGAACCTTCTGTTTGAAATGATAGGAATCGGAGCGCTTTCTCAGATAACCGCAATGAGTGTGATTGGAGAATTTGGATATGATGCAAAAAAATCGGCAAAAAAATTCATCTCCCACAGGATGGTTCATTTTGTCGCATCTGACGCACATTCATCAGTGGGAAGGACTCCTGAAATAAGCATTTGCATCAAGCATCTTAAGAAAATCATATCTGAAGATGAAGTCGAAGAGATTCTTTTTACGAACCCGGAACTCGTTATACTGGGAAAGAGCGTCTATCCGCGCCAGGCGGAAAAAATACGATCCTTTTTTGGCCTCTTTGGGTAA
- a CDS encoding glycosyltransferase family 39 protein: protein MLLTREKANYALILIIIFSVSIRFICIDNPIADEHAWRQTNRAMIARNFSNNGMNFLYPQVDWAGKSSGYAQTEFPIYPYAVALLYKLFGVNEYLGRLISIFFFTITLLFIYKLTRKLWNQEIALLASFSFSILPLNLFFTRAFIPEPMLSFFTTCSIFYSIMWSEKEKNRYFLFSAVAASLALLIKLMAAVYLAIPLAYIWYRKRRLLSSKAVIFSIIVLVPNILWYLHSYWTYKWSGITIFGSEGSGTWRFADIHILIDPRFYLTIFEMFLNALTPLGLLLFAGGIFLRKEKPEQGYIKAWMVGMFVFIIMFARGSMKHNYYQVPLMVPASIMIGAFIYYSAGWISVFFQKTGKYERFRTAFVAVILFFFCCLVPVYVKNYYRLHSEQTLKAGMITQRIAQRDSLVAFVNDKPRWVQFTYYCERKTVHHSLSKLNKKWIKHNSDNGTAFLVMSFEKKENNSKNFLKVSPIGKFLAAKYLISYQDTKIIIFKL from the coding sequence ATGTTACTGACAAGAGAAAAAGCAAATTATGCTCTTATTCTGATTATCATCTTTTCTGTTTCTATACGTTTTATTTGCATCGACAATCCAATTGCAGATGAACATGCTTGGAGACAAACGAACAGAGCTATGATAGCCAGGAATTTTTCTAATAATGGGATGAATTTTCTCTATCCTCAGGTTGACTGGGCAGGCAAATCTTCCGGCTACGCACAAACAGAATTTCCTATTTATCCTTATGCTGTTGCCCTGCTTTATAAGCTTTTCGGTGTAAATGAATACTTGGGAAGATTGATATCAATCTTTTTTTTTACCATAACTTTATTGTTTATCTATAAGCTTACGAGGAAGTTATGGAATCAGGAAATAGCTCTTTTAGCTTCTTTTTCATTCTCCATACTTCCTCTCAATCTTTTTTTCACCAGGGCTTTTATACCCGAACCGATGCTCTCTTTCTTCACCACATGTTCAATTTTCTATTCCATAATGTGGAGTGAAAAAGAGAAAAACAGATATTTCCTGTTCTCGGCGGTTGCAGCAAGCCTGGCATTGTTGATAAAGCTTATGGCAGCAGTATATCTTGCAATCCCGCTTGCATACATCTGGTACAGGAAGAGAAGATTGTTGAGCTCTAAAGCTGTCATTTTCTCCATCATTGTCCTTGTTCCAAATATCTTATGGTATTTACATTCTTATTGGACTTATAAATGGAGCGGGATAACTATCTTCGGAAGCGAAGGGAGCGGCACCTGGCGTTTTGCTGATATTCATATTCTGATTGATCCGCGTTTCTATCTTACAATCTTTGAGATGTTTTTGAATGCGTTAACTCCCCTTGGTTTATTATTATTTGCAGGTGGAATTTTTTTGAGAAAAGAGAAGCCGGAGCAAGGGTATATTAAAGCATGGATGGTCGGGATGTTTGTCTTTATTATCATGTTTGCGCGTGGAAGCATGAAGCATAATTATTATCAGGTTCCTCTTATGGTGCCGGCTTCAATTATGATCGGTGCTTTTATATACTACTCTGCTGGCTGGATTTCAGTTTTCTTTCAGAAAACTGGAAAATACGAACGGTTCCGGACTGCATTTGTCGCAGTAATTCTGTTTTTTTTCTGTTGTCTTGTTCCGGTCTATGTGAAAAATTATTACAGGCTCCATTCCGAGCAAACTCTCAAGGCAGGTATGATAACACAGAGAATAGCACAGCGGGATTCACTTGTTGCTTTTGTAAATGATAAACCGAGGTGGGTTCAGTTTACGTATTACTGTGAAAGAAAGACAGTCCATCACTCCTTAAGCAAGCTAAATAAGAAATGGATTAAGCACAATAGTGATAATGGCACGGCATTTCTTGTGATGTCCTTTGAGAAAAAAGAAAATAATAGTAAAAACTTTTTAAAAGTTAGCCCTATTGGAAAATTTTTAGCTGCGAAGTATCTAATCAGCTATCAAGACACAAAAATAATTATTTTCAAGCTATGA